ATCTGGGTGTCGAGCTGCCGGTTGTCGCCTGGGGTGGCGAGAACGGTGTGGATGAAGTTGCGATCATCGAGCGCATCACCAACGAAGCCGACCGCTTCATGGCTGCCAAGGCCGCGAACTATGGGTCCGACCTGTGGCGCCATGTCGAGAAAAGCCTGCTGCTGCAGGTTGTCGATCAGGAATGGAAGGATCACCTTGCCAACCTCGATCACCTGCGGCAGGGCGTGGGCCTGCGCGCCTACGGCCAGCGCGATCCGCTGAACGAATACAAGACCGAAGCCTTCGGCCTGTTTGAAAGCATGCTTTTCCACACCCGCGAGAGCATCACGCAGCTTCTGGCCCGTGTCGAACTGGCCCCGCAGCCGTCGGTGGAGCCTACAGCCCCGGTCGCCCCGCCGCGCCCGGCTGCCATCGTGGAACAGCATCTGGACCCGGTGACAGGCGAGAATGAGATGGCCCGTGTCGATCCGAACGATTCGAGCACATGGGGCGATCTCAACCGCAATTCGCCCTGCCCCTGCGGCTCCGGCAAGAAATACAAGCATTGCCACGGCGCGCTCTGACCGGCGCCCGATACAAAAACACAGAAAGGCCTGCCATCCGGCGGGCCTTTTCTTTTAAGGAGGTGCATGCCGGCAACCGCATGCTAGGCTCGCCCCGATTGCTCATCCCGATTACTCGTCTCGATTGCCCCGCCCAAAAGGAACCGCCATGAAACATGCCCTCTATGCCCTGACCGCGCTGCTCGCCATCGCTGGCCCTGCCAGTGCCATCGAAGGCTTCAAGGCCGGCCCGGTGATCCCGGACTTCGGCCCGATTGCCGACAACCTGAAGCCCGACGTGGCAACCCCCAAGGATCAGGACTATCGCGTTTCCTTCGATATCGCGGACGGGGCAACGCCCGGCGAGAAAAGCCGGCAGATTGAAACGCTTGCCCGCTTCATCAATATGATGGTCGATGCCGGTGTCCCGAAGGAACGGCTGCATGTGGCCGCAGTGTTCCACGGTGGCGCCACGGTCGATGTAGCGAAGGATGATTACTACACAGCGAACAAGCAGGCAGCGAACGGCAATGCCGCGCTCATCGCGGCCCTCGTTGAAGCGGGTGCCGAGATTTATGTCTGCGGGCAAAGTGCCACGCGCTACGGCGTCACCAACACCGACCTGCTGCCGGGCGTGAAAATGGCCCTCTCGGCCATCACCGCGCATGCGATGCTGGCCAATCAGGGCTTCCGCACCAATCCCTTCTGATCCCGGATCAGGCCTTTGCCTCGCCTTCGGGCGGGGCCGTGCCTGAAAGATCGGTCTGGCAGTGGGCGTTAAGATCGGCATAGCCGAGTGTGCGAAGATCCGCTGCACTCGCCTGTGCCTCGGCCTCCGCGATGCCGACGGAAAGCGCCACACCGACCCCCAATTGCAGGCTGCCCTCGAACGCCTCGGGCACCGCCCGTGCCGCGCCGAGGTCCAGAAGATGCGACGCCGCCGTCAGGCTGTGGGCGCGCATATGGACCGGGAGGCCGGGGTTGCACATGCGGGCGTTCATCAGCGTCGCTTCCGCCGTTTCGGGATTATCGAGCGTGATGACAAGGGCCGCTGCCTTGCCTGCCCCCACCGACACCAGCACCTCCCGCCGGCGCGCGTCACCCAGAAAGACATTGGCGCCGTCCGCGCGCGCCGCCGAGACATTGGCCTGATTGCCATCGATGGCGATCCACGGCACGCTGTGCCGGTCCAGAAGCCGGGCAACCGTGCGCCCCACCCGGCCGAAGCCGGCGATCAGCACCGGCGGGGTGGCCGGGCATTCTTCTTCCGTCATCACCGGGGTCGGCAGTTCGCGGTCGAAGCGTTTCATCAGCCGGTCAGTGAGCGGCACCACGAAGGGCGTGATAACAAGCGTGATGACGATCACCGAGTTCAGCGTCGCCTGCATGTCGCCCGCCAGCACCGCCTGCGAAACCGCCACGGCAAAGAGCACGAAGCCGAACTCGCCAGCGCCGGAAAGGAGCGTGGCAGCGCGTGCCGCATCGGGCCAGTCGAGCCCGCCGGTGAAGCGCCCGACGATGGTCATGATGATCGCCTTGATCAGCATCAGGCCAACCGCAGCACCAAACACCAGCAGGGCATTATCGAGAAGATGCTGCAGGTCGAGCCCCATGCCGACCGTCATGAAGAAGAGGCCGAGAAGCAGGCCGCGGTAGGGCTGGATATCGCCTTCCACCTGGTGGCGGAACTCGCTTTCGGCCAGCATAATCCCGGCGAGGAAAGCGCCCATCGCCATCGAAAGCCCGGCGATTTCCATGAGCCACGCATAGCCGACAACGATCAGGATCGCGGTTGCCGAGAACATCTCGGCCGAGCGCCGGTTGGCAACCATTCGGAGGATGGGGCCGAGGAGATAACGCCCGGACAATAGCGTGACGCCAAGGATGGCGATCGTTTCGGCAAAGGCCAGAAGGAAGGATGTGAAGGTTCCGCTCGTCTTGCCCTCCAGCATCGGCAACAAGGCCAGAAGCGGCACAACGGCCAGATCCTGCAGCAGAAGGACGGCAAAGGCGGTGCGGCCGCGTTGGCTGTTCAGCTCGCCCCTCTCTGTCATGATCTGCAGGCCGAAGGCGGTGGACGACAGCGCGAGGCCCGAGCCCGCCACCACCGAGATCGGCACAGACAGGCCGAAGAAGGCATGAAGCCCCCACGCTAGCACAACGCTGGTGATCAGGAACTGCGCCCCGCCGACCCCGAAGACCATCCGCCGCATCACATACAGGCGTCGCGGCTTCATCTCGATCCCGATGATGAAGAGAAGGAAGATCACGCCGAACTCGGCAACCCCCGCCACCCGCGCGGGGTCCGGGATCACCTTCAGGACCGACGGCCCGATCAGGAACCCGGCAAGCAGGTAACCGATCACGGTGCCAAGCCCGAGACGCATCATCAGCGCCCCGCACGCCACCGCCGCCCCGAGGATCGCCACCAGTTCAAAAACGCCGGTCGAATGATGCTCCATACCTGTCCCTTACTCTGTCGAAATCTGGCCGAAACCGTTCATTTCCAATGTCGGCACATTGCTTTCACCACGATTAGCACCATCATAGGATTTTCGGTCAATCAATAGGTGTGAAAAATGAATAACGCCGGGCAAGCCTCTTGCGCCGGCGCTATCGGGATAGACGACTGGCCAGAGAGAATCTCCGGCCAGTATGCTTTCCTTAGTCTTTAACGATGGGCAGCCACACGGCGCTGGCTTCGGCCCCGCCTGTCGCCACGCTTTGCGTTGCCGCCTTATAGTCCCCGGCCTTCGCGTTGAAGATGTTCGGCACGAAGGTTTGCGGGTTGCGGTCGTAAAGCGGGAAGAGTGTCGATTGCACCTGCACCATGATGCGGTGGCCGGGCTGGAACACATGGTTCACGTTCGGCAGTTCGAACTTGTAGTTTTCCACCTTGCCCGGCGTCAGGGCAGCGGGCGCATCGAAGCCATGGACATAACGGCCCCTGAAAATCTCGATCCCCACGCCCATCTGGTAGCCCGCCATTTTCGGAACCGCCGAAAACTCCTCGGGCGATACGTCGATCAGTTTCACGACCCAGTCGCTGTCGGTGCCGGTGGTTGCCGCAAACAGGTCCACCAGCGGTGCCCCGGCGATATGGACCGGGGCATCAAGGGGCCCGGTCACATAGGTCAGCACATCGGGGCGACCATCCACAAAGCGCTGGTCGGCCACAAGCCATGGCTTCCACTGGTCCGCGTCGCCCATATCCACCGGGCGCGGGATGAAAGGCACGGGCTTGGCGGGATCGGAGACATAGTCATCCTTCGCCTCTGCCTTCGGCTTTTCAAAGCCGAGCCCACCGCCCGCCTGCAGGTAGATGGGCGTGGGTTTGCCGCGCGGCCACCCGTCGCTCACTTCCCAGCGGTCGGCGCCGGTGGCGTAGGTCAGCACCGGCGGGGTTTTCACCTTCGGCGCGCCGTCCTTCAGGTAACGGTCAAGGAAGGGCTTCATATAGTCCCGGCGGAACTCGAGCCCCGTATCGCCCTTGAAATCAAGTGCAGCAAGCGACCGGGCTTCATAATTCACACCGCTGTGGCGCCACGGCCCGATGACCAGCGAGACCATGTCGTTCTTCTTGTCCTGCGGCTCCAGCGCCTTATAGACGGCGGGGGCGCCGTAGCTGTCTTCCTGATCCCACTGGCCGACGACCAGCATCGTCGGCACCGTAAGCTTGCGCTCGCCCAGGATCTTGTCCACGGCCTGAAGCTTCCAGAAATCGTCATAGGCCGGATGGTTCATCATCTTCTGCGTCTGGCCGAAGGCATCAAGGCCGAAGCGCCGGGCGAAATCACCCGCCGAACCGGACGAGAGGAAAAGCTCATATTCATCCCCCGTGCCCTGCGGCACCGGGCCATTGCCCTTGCGCGCCATCTGGCCTGTGAAATAACCGAAGGAATTGAGGCGGAAGGCCCCGTTATGGAACCAGTCGTCCCCGATCCAGCCATCCACCATCGGGCTTTGCGGCACGGCGGCCTTCAGGGCCGGGTGCGGGTTCACCAGCGCCATCAGCGTGGTGAAGCCAAGGTAGGACGAGCCCGTGATGCCGACTTTGCCGTTTGTCTCGGCCACATTCTTCACGAGCCAGTCGATGGTGTCGTAAGCGTCGGTCGAATGGTCGATGCCTGAATTGTTCAGCGGGCCGGTGAGCGGCCGGTTCATCACATAGTCGCCTTCGGACTTATAAAGCCCGCGCACATCCTGATAGACACGGATATAGCCGTCGTTCACGAACTCGGCGTCCATCACTGTCAGGATTTCCTCGATCTTCTGGCTGGGGTTCCGCCAGGTTGCTTTCGAGGCATTGTAGGGCGTGCGGCTGAGGAGGATCGGCGCATCCTTGGTGCCCTTGCGCATCACGACAACGGTGAAAAGCTTCACGCCGTCACGCATCGGGATCATGATTTCACGGCGGATGTAATCGGCTTCGGCGCGAACGGGATCGTAAACTTCGACCGTATCCGGCCGCATCGCTTCCTGCATCAGCGCTGTCGCATCATCTGTGTGCGCGCTGCCGGTCGCGGCCAAAATCGCCATCAGGGCCAAAGGCCCAACCATTTTCTTATGCATGAAATGCCCCCTGCTGTCTGGCTGCCGCCAGACTGTCACGGCTCCCCGCCGGGGGTCAACCGGCGAGGATGAATGTCATATGAACATGCCCCTCAGCTTACGCTCAAGCTTGACGCGTTAGGGTTGGCCTATCGATTAGCGAGAGGAGCGATCCAGATGAGAAACGCCCGTGAGAAAGTGTCCATCGTCCGCCGTTTCGGCATTTCAGCGGCGCTCGTAGCTGGCCTCGTAACGGCCGCTACCTACAGCGCCCGTGCCCATGATGCCGCCCACGATGCCCGCAGCCACGACAAGGGACAGCGCCACAGCGCCTATCCCTTCTATGTGGCGGTGAAGCTGGATACGCGCCACGGTCGGCACGATGCCCCGGCGCTGGATCAGACCCGCGTGATGGACGCCATCGCCCGCTCGCTGCCCTCGGGTGTGCGGCTGGTGGACCCCCGTGACCGCCGCGTGCGGCCCGATATGGTCCTGGCCGTCAACGAGCGTACGTTCGACCTGGATTTCAACGTGCTGAACAGCAAGCGTGCGAGCGCACCCTACCGGACCGGCACCTTCCTTGCCGGCTGCGGCCCGCTTTACGGCGCCAGCTTCGTCCGGGTGACCGAACAGGCAACCGCCCGCTACAGCTATGATGTCCGGGTCAACAACCGCTTTGCGCCCGATCATGTTGCCACAGTGCACGGCCTGCAAAGCGACAGCTTCAACTATGGCACCGGCCTCACCGGTCATGGCGCCTGCGGGACCGTTGCCCACGCCCCGATGCCTGCAAGCTGGGTGGGTGACCTGTTCGACCGCGATGACCTGAGCACCCGCCACGGCATGGCAGACGGCATCCGCCGCACCGCTGCCGAGGATATGGGCCGCAAGATCGCAGGCCTTATCCGCAACGAACAGGACCGGGTGCAAAAGGCAGAAAACGACTGGCGCGGCCATGACCGCCAGTATGCGGATGCCCGCGGCAGGCGCTGACCGGCGAAAGAATGAGTTATCGGACGGCCGTCACTATGGCCCCTGTTTTGAGTAGAGGGTCGTCCGACTGCCGCCAGGGCACTTTCCAAAGTGTCCGCGGCGAAAGCCCCTCCCCGGCGCCACACGCCCGCCCTCGCTGGGGCCGGCGCCGGGGAGCGCGGCTAAACCTTCCGGCCCGATTGGCTCTCGGGCCGGCTTTTTGTTGCAATGGCCCAAAAAGGAAACGCCGGGAAATACCCGGCGTTTTTGTTTATCTTCGATGGCCTGCCTCTCAGCTGAAGGCTTCGTCCCAGCTTCCGCGGGTTGCCGCCTTCGAATATTCGGTGGCACGGTTTTCGAAGAAGTTGGTGTGTTCCACCGCGTTCAGCATGTTATCGAGCCACGGCAGCGGGTTATCCTCGATCTGGTACATGGCGTCGAAGCCAAGCTGGCCAAGGCGGCGGTCAGCGATATAGCGGATATATTGCTTCACTTCCTCGGGCTTCAGGCCCTCGATCTCGCCCATGCCGAACGACAGGTCGATGAAGGCATCTTCGTGCTCCACAATCGTGCGGCAGGCATCAACGATCTGGGCTTTCAGGTCGTCGGTCCAGATTTCCTTGTGTTCGGAGATCAGCGTCTTGAAAAGCTTGATGATGCTGTCGCAGTGCAGGCTTTCGTCGCGCACCGACCAGGAAACAATCTGGCCCATGCCCTTCATCTTGTTGAAGCGCGGGAAGTTAAGGAGCATTGCGAAGGACGCAAAAAGCTGCAGCCCCTCGGTGAAGGCCCCGAACACGGCAAGCGTCAGCGCGGTCGACGATAGGTCGTCCGAGTTGAACTGCTGCATGTAATCGTATTTATCCTTCATTTCCTTATACTTAAGGAAAGCGGAATATTCGGTTTCCGGCATGCCGATCGTATCGAGAAGGTGGCTGTAGGCCGCGATATGGATGGTTTCCATATTCGAGAAGGCCGAAAGCATCATCTGCACCTCGGTCGGTTTGAAGACCTTGGTATAATGCTTCATGTAGCAGTTATTCACCTCGATATCCGACTGGGTGAAGAAGCGGAAAATCTGGGTCAGCAGGTTCTTCTCGGACGGGGTCAGCTTGTTCGCCCAGTCGCGCACATCCTCGGCCAGCGGCACTTCTTCCGGCAGCCAGTGGATCTGCTGCTGCTTCAGCCAGGCTTCATAAGCCCAGGGATAGCGGAAGGGTTTGTAGACGTGGCGTTCTTCAAGAAGCGACATGGGCAAAGCCTCGAAACGAAAGGGTCGGGGTCAGGCGGGACGGCTGCATTTGCCGCCCCGTTCGCGAAAAGGAGCTACCTGCCGCCTTATTGGCAGGCCAGGCATTCCTCGTAATTGGTGGTCGTCTGCACCGGCATCTCGGCAAGGGCGAGCTGCACGGCTTCGGGCGATTTCTTCTTCAGCGTATCGTTCGAGACAACCTCGGCACGCTGGATCGATTTCGACCGGCAGTAATAAAGGCTCTTCAGGCCCTTCTTCCATGCCTGGAAGTGGATCTGGTGCAGGTCGCGCTTGTGCACGTCGGCCGGCAGGAAGATATTCACCGACTGGGCCTGGCTGATGTAGGGCGCGCGGTCGGCGGCAAGTTCCACCACCCAGCGCTGGTCCAGCTCGAACGCGGTCTTGAACACAGCCTTTTCCTCGTCCGAGAGGAAATCGAAATGCTGCACCGAGCCCTCGTTCACGGTGATCGAGGTCCAGACGGCTTCAGTGTTCATGCCTTTTTCTTCCAGAAGGCGGGTCAGTGCGCGGTTGCGCACGTTGAAGCTGCCCGAAAGCGTCTTCTGGTTATAGCTGTTGGCCGCGATCGGCTCGATGCCGGGGCTCGACCCGCCACAGATTGTGGAGATCGAAGCCGTCGGCGCGATGGCCGTCTTGTTCGAGAAACGCTCCATGATGCCATAGTCGGCGGCATCCGGGCACGGCCCGCGCTCCAGCGCCAGCTCGTGCGAGGCACGGTCCACCTCGGTCTGGATATGCTTGAAGATGCGGTTGTTCCAGGCTTTGGCGAGCGCGCTTTCGAACGGGACCATATTGTCCTGCAGGAAGCTGTGGAAACCCATCACGCCAAGGCCGACCGAACGCTCGCGCATCGCGGCATAGCGGGCCTTCACCATGCTGTCGGGCGCACGGTTGATAAAGTCCTGCAGCACGTTATCAAGGAAGCGCATCACATCGGGGATGAACTGCTTGTCGTCTTTCCATTCCTTGTAGGTTTCAAGGTTCAGGCTCGACAGGCAGCATACCGCCGTGCGCTCGTTGCCAAGGTGATCAACACCCGTCGGCAGCGTGATCTCGGCACACAGGTTCGAGGTCTTTACCGTGAGGCCGGCGAGCTTGTGATGTTCGGGAATCTGGCGGTTCACGGTGTCGGAATAGATGATATAGGGCTCGCCGGTTTCCACACGCGCGGTGAGGAGGCGAATCCACAGGGCGCGGGCCGAAACGGTCCGCACGGCATGGCCGTCCTTGGGGCTCGTCAGCGCGAACTGCTCGTCGGCTTCCACCGCGCGCATGAATTCGTCGGTCACGAGCACGCCGTGGTGCAGGTTCGGCGTCTTGCGGTTCGGGTCACCACCGGTGGGGCGACGCAGCTCGATGAATTCCTCGATCTCCGGATGGTGGATCGGCAGGTAAACGGCGGCCGAACCACGGCGCAGGCTGCCCTGGCTGATGGCGAGGGTCAGGCTGTCCATCACCCGCACGAAGGGAATGATGCCGCTGGTCTTGCCCACACCGCCGACGGTTTCGCCGATCGAGCGCAGATTGCCCCAGTAGGAACCGATGCCGCCGCCACGGGCCGCGAGCCATACGTTCTCGGTCCACAGGCCGACGATGGAATCAAGCTTGTCCTGTGCTTCATTGAGGAAGCAGGAAATCGGCAGGCCACGGCTGGTGCCGCCGTTCGACAGAACGGGCGTTGCCGGCATGAACCACAGCTTCGAGATATAATCATAGAGCCGCTGCGAGTGTTCCTTGCTGTCGCCGTAATAGCTGGCCACACGGGCAAACAGATCCTGGAAACTTTCACCGGGCATCAGATACCGGTCCGACAAGGTCGCCTTGCCAAACTCGGTGAGGAGATCGTCGCGGCTGCGGTCAATCTGGACCGCGCCACCGTGCTCGTAATGCGTGACCTCAAACATGGTGCCCATAACTCCCTTTACCACCTGATTCGGAATCGTTCTCTTCATTCCGCCTCAGGCGCCAGAAACCCAGCATGCCTGAAAATGGAACAAATGTCGAACATCCCGACATTTCTCTATATTTTGCTTGAAGTTGGGGGACAGCCGCCCTCAGTGCCCCGCTAGCAACGCACCCCCGAACTCGAAAATCGAGAATAAGGACAAACCGGGTGGCTCGTCAACATAAAGGGCAAAATGTTGGAACCGCTACAATATATAGTGGCCGATAGCGGCAAAAAAGGCGCCGGATTTTGGCCCGACGCCTTCATTCTTGCCGATTCGCGGTCCCTTCGCAGGGTCGCGTCCGAAGAGGCTTAATTGATGCCCTTGGCACCCATCGCGAGGAATTTTTCACGGCGCACCCGGCGCAGCCGTTCGCCGTCCATCCCAGCCATGGATTTGAGGCTTTCCTCGATGGCATCGCCAAGCATGTTCATGGCGCGCTCGCGGTCGCGGTGAGCGCCGCCCAATGGCTCCGCGACGATCTTGTCGATCACGCCAAGGGTCAGGAGATCCTGCGCGGTGATCTTGAGCGCGGTTGCCGCGTCCTTCGCCTTTTCGTTGGTACGCCACAGGATCGAGGCGCAGCCTTCGGGCGAGATCACCGAATAGATGGCATGTTCGAACATCAGGACGGTATTGGCCGCTGCAATGGCAACAGCACCACCCGAGCCGCCCTCGCCCACAATCGTGGTCACAAGCGGCACACCGAGCGACAGGCATTTGTCGGTCGAGCGCGCGATGGCCTCGGCCTGGCCGCGTTCCTCAGCGCCCACACCGGGGTACGCCCCCGAGGTATCGACAAGCGTGATGACCGGCAGGCCGAAGCGGTCGGCCATATCCATCAGGCGGATAGCCTTCCGGTAGCCTTCAGGCCGCGCCATGCCGAAATTGTGTCGGATGCGGCTTTCGGTGTCCGAGCCCTTTTCGTGGCCGATGATCACACAGGCTTCACCGCGGAAACGGGCAAGGCCGCCGATCACGGCTTCGTCTTCCCCGAAGGTGCGGTCACCGGCCAGCGGCGTGAAATCTTCGGTAAGGTGCGCCACGATATCCTTGAAGTGGGGGCGCTCCGGATGACGCGCCACCTGCATCTTCTGCCAGGGCGTCAGGTTTGCGTAGGTATCTTTCAGGAGGCGACCAAGCTTGCCTTCAAGCTGGCCGACCTCGGAGCCAATATCGAAATCGCGGCCGTGGCTGAAGCTCCGAAGTTCGCGGATCTTGCCCTCGAGTTCGGCAATCGGCTTTTCGAATTCGAGAAAAGTCATCATCTGGCGTTCGCCCTTTTCAGTTGGGACTGTTTTATTATCACGCGTCACGGGGCACGCCTCTCCACGTCTGTTGCTCCGGACTTCGGGCGCAAAATCCCCGAAGCCTCCCGGCCTGTCAACACAAGAACCAGCCGGTCCAGTAATCAGTATGGCACGCTCAGAGGCGCGTTGAAGATGTTTTTTCCGCCATCAGGGCATCCCGGTCAAGGGGCACCTCGCGTTCCACTTCGCGCGCGAACATATCCATCTGGTCGGTATGATGGGGTGAATCCGGCCGGCCAGCCGCCGCGCCAAAGCTGTGCGACGAGTGCGCCGTGAAGCCACCCTTGCCGTCCCAGTCGGCGAAAAGGATATAGCTGTCACCCGCCACATCGCGCATGCGACCGTCAGCGTCCCGTTCGCCGTAAACCGCACGCAGGATATCGGGCCCGCCGGCAATCGGCAGATCGATCCCGCCACGGCGCAGGCGGCTTACCTCGCCCCACTCGGGGTCCATCCGCCCGAACCGGGTGACAAGATAGTTCAGCGCCACCGGCAGCCGTCCCCACACTTCCGGCATCGGCTCGTCTGCTTCCCATGCCTTGATCATGGGATAGAGAAGCGCGACGCCAAGGGCGGCAGAGCGGTCATCAAGGGCGGTGCCTCCCCGCCAGCGGCGCAAGAGGTCCACCCCTTCGCGTTCCTCGACCCCAAGCCATACGGGTGGCTCCAGGAGCGCTGTCCGCAGCGCCACGAGCGGCGGGTAGGAGGGATCGAAAATCTTGTCATATTTGATCTCGCGGAAGGCTTCGGGGCTGACGGGGGCGGCAAGCGTCAGCAACCGGTTCAGCCGCAGCGCCCGGTTCGTCAGGTTGCCCTGCACGCCAAGGCGGGCCGGGAAATCGTCCGGCACCGGGGCACCCGCACCCGTTGTGGCGAGATACGGGCTGTTGTTGGCGTTGAAGACGATACCGCTTTCCGGGTTCACCGTTTTGGGCGTGGCGCTGAAAGGCTCGTAGCCTTCGACGAAGATCGAGCTCCGGTCCCCCGGCAGCAGCTTCTGCCAGTCCAGGCCCGGCACATTCGGGCGCTTCGGGAACTGGGCATTATAATAATGGGCGACATCGCCTGTGGCCGTCGCCATAACATAATTGAGGCTCGGCAGGCTGCCACGCGCCAGTGCGGTTTCGAAGTCCGCCTTGTCCTTCGCCTTGTTCAGCCCGTACATGGCATCCAGCATGCCAAGCTCGCGGTAGCCCGCAAACCGCACCGCATAATAGGCGCCGTTCACCTCGACCGCCGGGCCGAACAGGGTTTCATAGACCGTGCGCTCGACCGTCCAGTAGAAAGGCCCCCAAAGCTTCACGCGAATGGGCACGGTGCGCGCCGTCA
The Gimibacter soli DNA segment above includes these coding regions:
- a CDS encoding DsrE family protein gives rise to the protein MKHALYALTALLAIAGPASAIEGFKAGPVIPDFGPIADNLKPDVATPKDQDYRVSFDIADGATPGEKSRQIETLARFINMMVDAGVPKERLHVAAVFHGGATVDVAKDDYYTANKQAANGNAALIAALVEAGAEIYVCGQSATRYGVTNTDLLPGVKMALSAITAHAMLANQGFRTNPF
- a CDS encoding monovalent cation:proton antiporter-2 (CPA2) family protein, translating into MEHHSTGVFELVAILGAAVACGALMMRLGLGTVIGYLLAGFLIGPSVLKVIPDPARVAGVAEFGVIFLLFIIGIEMKPRRLYVMRRMVFGVGGAQFLITSVVLAWGLHAFFGLSVPISVVAGSGLALSSTAFGLQIMTERGELNSQRGRTAFAVLLLQDLAVVPLLALLPMLEGKTSGTFTSFLLAFAETIAILGVTLLSGRYLLGPILRMVANRRSAEMFSATAILIVVGYAWLMEIAGLSMAMGAFLAGIMLAESEFRHQVEGDIQPYRGLLLGLFFMTVGMGLDLQHLLDNALLVFGAAVGLMLIKAIIMTIVGRFTGGLDWPDAARAATLLSGAGEFGFVLFAVAVSQAVLAGDMQATLNSVIVITLVITPFVVPLTDRLMKRFDRELPTPVMTEEECPATPPVLIAGFGRVGRTVARLLDRHSVPWIAIDGNQANVSAARADGANVFLGDARRREVLVSVGAGKAAALVITLDNPETAEATLMNARMCNPGLPVHMRAHSLTAASHLLDLGAARAVPEAFEGSLQLGVGVALSVGIAEAEAQASAADLRTLGYADLNAHCQTDLSGTAPPEGEAKA
- a CDS encoding CocE/NonD family hydrolase, whose protein sequence is MHKKMVGPLALMAILAATGSAHTDDATALMQEAMRPDTVEVYDPVRAEADYIRREIMIPMRDGVKLFTVVVMRKGTKDAPILLSRTPYNASKATWRNPSQKIEEILTVMDAEFVNDGYIRVYQDVRGLYKSEGDYVMNRPLTGPLNNSGIDHSTDAYDTIDWLVKNVAETNGKVGITGSSYLGFTTLMALVNPHPALKAAVPQSPMVDGWIGDDWFHNGAFRLNSFGYFTGQMARKGNGPVPQGTGDEYELFLSSGSAGDFARRFGLDAFGQTQKMMNHPAYDDFWKLQAVDKILGERKLTVPTMLVVGQWDQEDSYGAPAVYKALEPQDKKNDMVSLVIGPWRHSGVNYEARSLAALDFKGDTGLEFRRDYMKPFLDRYLKDGAPKVKTPPVLTYATGADRWEVSDGWPRGKPTPIYLQAGGGLGFEKPKAEAKDDYVSDPAKPVPFIPRPVDMGDADQWKPWLVADQRFVDGRPDVLTYVTGPLDAPVHIAGAPLVDLFAATTGTDSDWVVKLIDVSPEEFSAVPKMAGYQMGVGIEIFRGRYVHGFDAPAALTPGKVENYKFELPNVNHVFQPGHRIMVQVQSTLFPLYDRNPQTFVPNIFNAKAGDYKAATQSVATGGAEASAVWLPIVKD
- a CDS encoding ribonucleotide-diphosphate reductase subunit beta, which translates into the protein MSLLEERHVYKPFRYPWAYEAWLKQQQIHWLPEEVPLAEDVRDWANKLTPSEKNLLTQIFRFFTQSDIEVNNCYMKHYTKVFKPTEVQMMLSAFSNMETIHIAAYSHLLDTIGMPETEYSAFLKYKEMKDKYDYMQQFNSDDLSSTALTLAVFGAFTEGLQLFASFAMLLNFPRFNKMKGMGQIVSWSVRDESLHCDSIIKLFKTLISEHKEIWTDDLKAQIVDACRTIVEHEDAFIDLSFGMGEIEGLKPEEVKQYIRYIADRRLGQLGFDAMYQIEDNPLPWLDNMLNAVEHTNFFENRATEYSKAATRGSWDEAFS
- a CDS encoding ribonucleoside-diphosphate reductase subunit alpha, whose product is MGTMFEVTHYEHGGAVQIDRSRDDLLTEFGKATLSDRYLMPGESFQDLFARVASYYGDSKEHSQRLYDYISKLWFMPATPVLSNGGTSRGLPISCFLNEAQDKLDSIVGLWTENVWLAARGGGIGSYWGNLRSIGETVGGVGKTSGIIPFVRVMDSLTLAISQGSLRRGSAAVYLPIHHPEIEEFIELRRPTGGDPNRKTPNLHHGVLVTDEFMRAVEADEQFALTSPKDGHAVRTVSARALWIRLLTARVETGEPYIIYSDTVNRQIPEHHKLAGLTVKTSNLCAEITLPTGVDHLGNERTAVCCLSSLNLETYKEWKDDKQFIPDVMRFLDNVLQDFINRAPDSMVKARYAAMRERSVGLGVMGFHSFLQDNMVPFESALAKAWNNRIFKHIQTEVDRASHELALERGPCPDAADYGIMERFSNKTAIAPTASISTICGGSSPGIEPIAANSYNQKTLSGSFNVRNRALTRLLEEKGMNTEAVWTSITVNEGSVQHFDFLSDEEKAVFKTAFELDQRWVVELAADRAPYISQAQSVNIFLPADVHKRDLHQIHFQAWKKGLKSLYYCRSKSIQRAEVVSNDTLKKKSPEAVQLALAEMPVQTTTNYEECLACQ
- a CDS encoding acetyl-CoA carboxylase carboxyltransferase subunit alpha; translated protein: MMTFLEFEKPIAELEGKIRELRSFSHGRDFDIGSEVGQLEGKLGRLLKDTYANLTPWQKMQVARHPERPHFKDIVAHLTEDFTPLAGDRTFGEDEAVIGGLARFRGEACVIIGHEKGSDTESRIRHNFGMARPEGYRKAIRLMDMADRFGLPVITLVDTSGAYPGVGAEERGQAEAIARSTDKCLSLGVPLVTTIVGEGGSGGAVAIAAANTVLMFEHAIYSVISPEGCASILWRTNEKAKDAATALKITAQDLLTLGVIDKIVAEPLGGAHRDRERAMNMLGDAIEESLKSMAGMDGERLRRVRREKFLAMGAKGIN
- a CDS encoding penicillin acylase family protein, yielding MMTTKTRYPVALLVPALVVWGLFWIVATGPKPVPADRYLGLADNYDVEIIRDDYGVPHIYGARDVDVAFGLAFAHAEDDFPTIQDVVLATRGMLAAEKGASAAPADFLVGFMDVKRTVEEGYATKVSAEARALAEAYADGINHYVATHPGEASNLLLPVKGEDVVAGFTFKTPLFYGFDKEISALFAGTYPGMPGTVRPKEEEESLPVGSQGVALAPKATTDGHTRLLVNSHQPLTGPVAWYEARVKSEEGWDMVGGTFPGAPLILHGAGPALGWANTVNKPDLVDVFKIRRHPGGALAYTLDNKWAPMTARTVPIRVKLWGPFYWTVERTVYETLFGPAVEVNGAYYAVRFAGYRELGMLDAMYGLNKAKDKADFETALARGSLPSLNYVMATATGDVAHYYNAQFPKRPNVPGLDWQKLLPGDRSSIFVEGYEPFSATPKTVNPESGIVFNANNSPYLATTGAGAPVPDDFPARLGVQGNLTNRALRLNRLLTLAAPVSPEAFREIKYDKIFDPSYPPLVALRTALLEPPVWLGVEEREGVDLLRRWRGGTALDDRSAALGVALLYPMIKAWEADEPMPEVWGRLPVALNYLVTRFGRMDPEWGEVSRLRRGGIDLPIAGGPDILRAVYGERDADGRMRDVAGDSYILFADWDGKGGFTAHSSHSFGAAAGRPDSPHHTDQMDMFAREVEREVPLDRDALMAEKTSSTRL